CTCGGCCTGCTGATGGAGGCCGAGGCCGCGCGCCAGTCGGAGACGGAGGGCACGGTGCCGCTCGTCGACCAGCGCCCGCCGCACTGGTAAGCGGTGCTTACATATCCTCGACCATCACCACCCCGTCGAAGGAGCGGATCGCGCCCTTCACCTCCGGGGTGACGACGAAGGGCTGGGGAATGTCGATCTCCACCTCGTTGGGATAGTCGGGCGCCATGATGCAGAAGGACACCGCGCCGCGCGGGGGCTGCCGCGCCTCCCGCGTGACGCGGGCGAGAAGCTCGCTCACCTGCGTCACCGCCATGACATCGTCGCAGAAGATCCTGAGCCCCGCCCCGCCCGCATCCGCCACGATGGCCTCCATCGGCGCGACGGAGCGGATCGTCGGGTCGAACTGACCGTCGCTGAACCGGCCTTCGAGCGTGATCACCACCTTGTCGTGTGCCTCGAAGATGGCATAGGCCGCGTCATATTCGTCCTTCTTGGGGAACATCGCGATGCCGGCAAGCTGTCCGGTGGCGTCGGAGACGTTCATGCGGAAATAGCGCGTGCCCTTGCCCGATTTCATCGGACGGAAGCCGGAGACCATGACGCCGACCTTGACGATGGCACCGCCCTCGGCCTCTGCCCTGGCCTGGGCGTCGGCGAGGGTCGCGATCTTCTTGCGCCGGAGCGCGCCCGCATAGTCGTCGAGCGGATGGCCGGAGAGGAAGAAGCCGATGGCCTTCTGCTCCTCCATCAGCCGTTCGGAGGCCACCCAGTCGCCCACGGGGGACAGGCGCGGCTCCGGCAGATCCTCTCCCGCATCGCCGAAGAGCGACACCTGGGAGGAAGCTTTCTGTTCATGGATCGCCGCGGAATATTGCACCAGCGCCTCGAGACTGTCGAAGACGCGGCGGCGGTTGCCGTCGAGCTGGTCGAAGGCGCCGGCGCGCGCGAGCATCTCGAGCGGACGCTTCCCGACCTTCTTCAGGTCCACGCGGCGGGCGAAGTCGAACAGCGTCACGAAGGGCTTGCCCCCCTCCTCGCGCGCGTTCACGATGAGCTGCATCGCCTCGCCGCCGACGTTCTTCAGGGCACCCAGCGCGTAGACCAGCTTCTGATCCACCACGTCGAAGGTGGCGAGCGACCGGTTCACGCAGGGCGGCACGATCTCCACATCGAGGCCCCGCCGCACCTCCTCGGCATAGATCGCGAGCTTGTCGGTGAGATGAATATCGCAATTCATGACCCCCGCCATGAACTCGACCGGGTGGTTCGCCTTCAGCCAAGCGGTGTAATAGGACACCACGGCATAGGCCGCCGCATGGGATTTGTTGAAGCCGTAGTTGGCGAATTTCTCCAGAAGGGCAAAGACCTCCTCGGCCTTCTTCTGGTCCACACCGTTCTTCTTCGCGCCCTCGACGAATTTCGGGCGCTCGGCGTCCATCGCCTCCTTGATCTTCTTGCCCATCGCGCGGCGCAGAAGGTCGGCGCCGCCAAGCGTGTAACCCGCCATGACCTGCGCAATCTGCATCACCTGTTCCTGATAGACGATGATCCCCTGTGTCTCCTCGAGGATATGGTCGATGGTCGGATGGATGCTCTCGAGATCCTTGCGCCCGTGCTTCACGTCGCAATAGGTCGGGATGTTCTCCATCGGCCCCGGACGATAGAGCGCCACGAGGGCCACGATATCCTCGATACAGGTGGGCTTCATCTGCCGCAGCGCGGACATCATGCCCGAGCTTTCCACCTGGAACACCGCGACCGTCTTCGCGTCCGAATAGAGCCTGTAGGTCTTCGCGTCGTCGAGCGGGATGAGGTTGATCTGGTTCTCGGCCCCCGCCGCCGGCTCGTAGAGCCGCGTGCCGTCCGGCGCGACATGGAGCGGGCGGCCGTTCTTGAAGATCAGGTTCATCGCCGATTGCACGACGGTAAGCGTCTTCAGCCCCAGGAAGTCGAATTTCACGAGCCCCGCCTGCTCCACCCATTTCATGTTGAACTGGGTGGCGGGCATGTCCGAGCGCGGATCCTGGTAGAGCGGCACGAGGTCGTCGAGCGGCCGGTCCCCGATCACCACGCCCGCCGCGTGGGTGGAGGCGTTGCGCAACAGCCCCTCGACCTGGCGGCCGTAGGTCAGGAGCCGGTCCACCACCTCCTCGTTGCGTGCCTCCTCGCGCAGCTTCGGCTCGTCCTTCAGCGCCTGCTCGATGGAGACGGGCTTGACCCCCTCGACCGGAATGAGCTTCGACAGGCGATCCACCTGCCCGTAGGGCATCTGCAACACCCGCCCGATATCGCGCACGGCGGCCTTCGAGAGGAGCGCGCCGAAGGTGATGATCTGTCCGACCTTGTCGCGACCGTATTTCTCCTGGACGTAGCGGATCGTCTCCTCGCGCCGGTCCATGCAGAAATCGATGTCGAAGTCCGGCATGGACACGCGTTCGGGGTTCAGGAAGCGTTCGAACAGCAGCGAATAGCGCAGCGGGTCGAGGTCGGTGATCGTAAGCACATAGGCCACGAGCGACCCCGCACCCGAACCGCGCCCCGGCCCGACCGGAATGTCGTTGTCCTTCGACCATTTGATGAAGTCGGCAACGATGAGGAAATAGCCGGGGAATCCCATCTGCTCGATGATCCCGAGCTCGAACCTGAGCCGGTCCTCGTACTCCTCGCGCGGCGCGGCGGGCTCGATCACGGCGAGGCGCTTCTCGAGCCCCTCCCAGGCCTGCTTGCGCAGTTCCTCCACCTCGTCATCGGCGAATTTCGGCAGGATCGGGTCGCGCTTGTAGGCCTTGAACGCACAGCGGCGGGCGATTTCCACCGTGGTCTCGATCGCCTCCGGCAGATCGGCGAAGAGCGCGGCCATCTCGGCCGGGCTCTTGAAATAATGCTGCGGCGTGAGGCGGCGGCGCGGCTCCGACTGGTCGACATAGGCGCCCTCCGCGATGCAGATGAGCGCATCATGCGCCTCGTACATGTCGGCCTTGGGAAAGTAGACGTCATTCGTCGCCACGAGCGGCAGGCCGAGATCATAGGCCCATTCGACAAAGGGCCGTTCGGTCGCACGCTCCCCCACCGTATAGGTTCCGTCCTCGCCCGGATGGCGCTGGAGCTCGACGTAGAGCCGGTTCGGATAGATCGCCTTCAGCCGCTCGAGCAGCGCGCGCGCCTCCCGCGGGTGATGGTCCTGCACGAGCTTTCCGACCGGCCCCTCCGCCCCGCCGCTGAGACAGATCAGGCCGCCCGAATAGCGCTCCAGTTCCTCGAGGCTCACCTGCGGCAGCGCGCCGTGCTTGTCGATATAGAGACAGGAATTGAGCTTCATCAGATGCTCATAGCCCTGTTCGTTCTGCGCAAGCAGCACGACCGGCGCGGGCGGCTTCGGCTTCCCGCCCGGCTCGGGCTCCCAATAGGCGACGTCGACCTGGCAGCCGATGACCGGCTGAATGCCCGCCCCCTTGGCATATTCGGAAAATTCGAGCGCGCAGAACAGGTTGTTCGTATCGGTCACGGCGACCGCCGGCATGCCCATGTCCGCAACCATGCCGCTCAGCTTCTTGAGCCGCATCGCCCCCTCGAGAAGGGAGTATTCGGTATGGACGCGAAGATGGATGAAACCGGGTCTGCTCATGGCCGGACAAGGCTATCTCACCCCATGGCACCGCGCCAAGGGCGAAAAACACGTTTTCCACAGGGATTGTCGCGCCCGATTTTTAATCATTCGGGCAATTTATGCGCAAACGCCCTGCGAGAATCCCTTGCAAATCCAGGCCGGGGCGGCTTTGCTCTCTAGGACAGGGACCACGCTTTCCGCCGCATCGGGCGTGGTCGAAGAGACAAGAAAGCGGCCGGCCTGATATATGGAGATCACCTTTCGGCTCAACGGCGAGGTCGTGACGGTCACGGAGACGCCGACACGTACCCTGCTCGATCATCTGCGCGAAACCCGCGGCCTCACCGGCACGAAGGAGGGCTGCAACGAAGGCGATTGCGGCGCCTGCACGGTGATGGTCGAGGATGCGCAGGGAAAGAAGCCGCTCAACGCCTGCATCCTGTTCCTGCCGCAGCTTCACGGCAAGTCGGTGGTCACGGTCGAAGGGTTGTCGGACGGGGAGGTGCTTCACCCGGTGCAACGGGCGATGATCGAGGAGCACGGCAGCCAATGCGGCTTCTGCACGCCCGGAATCGTCATGTCGCTTGCCACCGCCCATGCGCAGGGGCGGACCGACCACGAGGACGTGCTCGCCGGCAACCTGTGCCGCTGCACCGGCTACGCGCCGATCCTGCGCGCGGCGGCGAAGGCAGCGAAGGACCCGGTGCCGGAGGGGTTCGACCACGTCGCCTTTTCCGCTCCGGCCATCGTCGAACGACCCGAGAGCGCCGACGAGTTTGCCGCGATCTACGCACTGCGCCCGGATGCGGTGCTGATCGCCGGAGCGACCGACGTGGGGCTCTGGGTCACCAAGCAGCTGCGCGATCTCGACGAGGTCATCTTCCTCGGCGGGATCGAGGATCTGCGGGGCGTGACCGAAACGCCGGACACGCTGGAGATCGGCGCCATGACCCCGGTCGGGGATCTGGTCGGACTGTTCCGCCCGCTCTGCCCCTCGCTTGCGGAAATGTATCGCCGTTTCGCCTCCGTCCAGATCCGTGCCGCTGCGACGCTCGGCGGCAATATCGCCAACGGCTCCCCCATCGGCGACAGCCCGCCGCCGCTGATCGCCGCGGGCGCGACGCTGACGCTTCGCAAGGGCGAGGACCGGCGCAGCCTCCCGCTCGAGGCATTCTTCATCGAATACGGCAGACAGGACCGCCAGCCCTCCGAATTCGTCGAGCGCATCACCGTGCCGAAGGCGGGCCTGCGCGACCTGCGGGTCTACAAGCTCTCGAAACGCTTCGACCAGGACATTTCCGCGGTCTGCGGCGCGTTCAACCTGACCGTGGAAGACGGCAGGATCACCGCGGCGCGCATCGCCTTCGGCGGCATGGCGGGAACGCCCCTGCGCGCCCGCACGGTCGAGGCGGCGCTGACCGGCAAGCCCTGGAGCGAGGCCGCGATCGAGGCCGCGCTCCCCGCCTTTGCCGAGGATTACACGCCGCTCTCGGACATGCGCGCCTCGAGCGCCTATCGCCTGACCGCCGCGCGCAACATGCTGCGCCGCTATTTCGCGGAGCGCGAGGGCCAGGGCGTGTC
The nucleotide sequence above comes from Celeribacter indicus. Encoded proteins:
- the dnaE gene encoding DNA polymerase III subunit alpha; this encodes MSRPGFIHLRVHTEYSLLEGAMRLKKLSGMVADMGMPAVAVTDTNNLFCALEFSEYAKGAGIQPVIGCQVDVAYWEPEPGGKPKPPAPVVLLAQNEQGYEHLMKLNSCLYIDKHGALPQVSLEELERYSGGLICLSGGAEGPVGKLVQDHHPREARALLERLKAIYPNRLYVELQRHPGEDGTYTVGERATERPFVEWAYDLGLPLVATNDVYFPKADMYEAHDALICIAEGAYVDQSEPRRRLTPQHYFKSPAEMAALFADLPEAIETTVEIARRCAFKAYKRDPILPKFADDEVEELRKQAWEGLEKRLAVIEPAAPREEYEDRLRFELGIIEQMGFPGYFLIVADFIKWSKDNDIPVGPGRGSGAGSLVAYVLTITDLDPLRYSLLFERFLNPERVSMPDFDIDFCMDRREETIRYVQEKYGRDKVGQIITFGALLSKAAVRDIGRVLQMPYGQVDRLSKLIPVEGVKPVSIEQALKDEPKLREEARNEEVVDRLLTYGRQVEGLLRNASTHAAGVVIGDRPLDDLVPLYQDPRSDMPATQFNMKWVEQAGLVKFDFLGLKTLTVVQSAMNLIFKNGRPLHVAPDGTRLYEPAAGAENQINLIPLDDAKTYRLYSDAKTVAVFQVESSGMMSALRQMKPTCIEDIVALVALYRPGPMENIPTYCDVKHGRKDLESIHPTIDHILEETQGIIVYQEQVMQIAQVMAGYTLGGADLLRRAMGKKIKEAMDAERPKFVEGAKKNGVDQKKAEEVFALLEKFANYGFNKSHAAAYAVVSYYTAWLKANHPVEFMAGVMNCDIHLTDKLAIYAEEVRRGLDVEIVPPCVNRSLATFDVVDQKLVYALGALKNVGGEAMQLIVNAREEGGKPFVTLFDFARRVDLKKVGKRPLEMLARAGAFDQLDGNRRRVFDSLEALVQYSAAIHEQKASSQVSLFGDAGEDLPEPRLSPVGDWVASERLMEEQKAIGFFLSGHPLDDYAGALRRKKIATLADAQARAEAEGGAIVKVGVMVSGFRPMKSGKGTRYFRMNVSDATGQLAGIAMFPKKDEYDAAYAIFEAHDKVVITLEGRFSDGQFDPTIRSVAPMEAIVADAGGAGLRIFCDDVMAVTQVSELLARVTREARQPPRGAVSFCIMAPDYPNEVEIDIPQPFVVTPEVKGAIRSFDGVVMVEDM
- the xdhA gene encoding xanthine dehydrogenase small subunit, with amino-acid sequence MEITFRLNGEVVTVTETPTRTLLDHLRETRGLTGTKEGCNEGDCGACTVMVEDAQGKKPLNACILFLPQLHGKSVVTVEGLSDGEVLHPVQRAMIEEHGSQCGFCTPGIVMSLATAHAQGRTDHEDVLAGNLCRCTGYAPILRAAAKAAKDPVPEGFDHVAFSAPAIVERPESADEFAAIYALRPDAVLIAGATDVGLWVTKQLRDLDEVIFLGGIEDLRGVTETPDTLEIGAMTPVGDLVGLFRPLCPSLAEMYRRFASVQIRAAATLGGNIANGSPIGDSPPPLIAAGATLTLRKGEDRRSLPLEAFFIEYGRQDRQPSEFVERITVPKAGLRDLRVYKLSKRFDQDISAVCGAFNLTVEDGRITAARIAFGGMAGTPLRARTVEAALTGKPWSEAAIEAALPAFAEDYTPLSDMRASSAYRLTAARNMLRRYFAEREGQGVSVLSVREGA